The window TTGACCTTTTCTATAAATTTTTTTATTTTAGTTTGGATAGGTTCAATAGCCAATTTTATTTGTGGAGTTAAAGCATTGTCTAATATTTCCATGTTTTTAGTATAAATATGCTCATATTCCAAATAGAATTGGTGTAATAATGAGAATGCATGATTGTCACGTCTGTCAAAAGTAGCATCTTTAAAATTGAATAATGAATCAATTAAATTTGAGATTGCATTTAA of the Borrelia hispanica CRI genome contains:
- a CDS encoding BlyB family putative holin accessory protein; protein product: MILSKESLDASLNAISNLIDSLFNFKDATFDRRDNHAFSLLHQFYLEYEHIYTKNMEILDNALTPQIKLAIEPIQTKIKKFIEKV